A single window of Populus nigra chromosome 17, ddPopNigr1.1, whole genome shotgun sequence DNA harbors:
- the LOC133677567 gene encoding uncharacterized protein LOC133677567: MSMSVFKTMKLVPLTVKTLHHRIIRNTVMGPRRQPLIINRSYSTTPTGRTKKPWTDAMNVLYNRISSLADQRITISLFLNQWVLERQPVNKNQLREFIKELRFHKRYAHALEISTWMTDSGYFELASQDVTVQLDLISKVHGIEQAQKLFNNTPQHLKVLKVYSALLNCYAKAKLVEKAESVVQEMKSLGFANTLLVYNVILNFYYQTGNPEKINSLMQEMEQNGIGCDKFAHSIQLSAYASVSDIVGIEKTLAKMESDPNVFLDWTSYTAAAKGYIKVGLVDKALEMLEKSERLVTGKRRGTAYDSLITLYAATGKTNEVLRIWELYKKNEKVYKEAYISIITSLLKLDDFENAEKIFEEWEFQNHSCYDIHIPNFLIDAYSRKGLVEKAERLIDRAISEGGEPNAKTWYHLATGYLQNGQTLKAVEAMKKAVVVSGRMWKPSNEILANCLGYLKVEGDLGKLMNFMDLLRDNYIISLDIQERLLNHIKNANLLVSSDLVHDQATSCRFAGAIEAKLKPEIVTAIADQIEPQQRKISDTIPGNFMKWFVSELARKQMHFMIHSCYWYSLQQMNLLRLAYVSSTISRLNPKNVVGIRFFYSKIQNPRSREPPWKGPFTRLSRRLSRIRDHNVSVIPVLDKWIQEGETIWEDLIHALIKELRHYRRYHHALEISMWMTDKRYLALTSRAVAVRLDLISKVHGIEQVENYFNNIPTKLKGLESYGALLNCYAYVKSVEKAEAVMQRMRELGFARKPLIFTVMLNLYYKTGNTEKLDPLMREMEENGIAFDKFAYCIRLSSYAAASDIEGMEKTLKRIESDPNVVLDWATYATVANGYSKVGLLDKALEKLKRCERLITGERRSTPYDYLMTQYATTGTKEDVLRVWELHRKHVGNRTNISVITSLLKFDDLESAEKIFEEWESQKLCGDIIIPNFLVDAYSRKGLLEKAEMLLQRTISNGTKPNANTWYLLAKGYLQHNQTPKAVEAMKEMIVLSGPRSRPSTVSWVACLQHLKDSGDMDNAEGFINLLREKDIISIDIQDKLLSYIKDRDSRLDALSALKGSSLHGISVTHGIPRPDQAQKDSSDSVSG; encoded by the exons ATGTCTATGTCAGTCTTCAAGACGATGAAACTTGTTCCATTAACCGTTAAAACACTGCACCACAGGATCATCAGAAACACTGTAATGGGTCCTCGAAGACAGCCACTTATCATTAATCGTTCGTACTCGACAACCCCAACTGGAAGAACAAAAAAGCCATGGACAGATGCAATGAACGTGCTGTACAACAGAATATCGTCACTTGCAGATCAAAGGATCACCATTTCACTATTTCTCAATCAATGGGTCCTTGAACGACAACCCGTCAACAAAAATCAGCTCCGTGAATTCATCAAGGAGCTCCGGTTCCATAAACGATATGCTCATGCTCttgag ATTTCAACGTGGATGACTGACAGTGGGTACTTTGAACTTGCATCACAAGATGTCACCGTTCAGCTGGACTTGATCTCAAAGGTTCATGGGATAGAACAAGCACAGAAGCTCTTCAATAACACTCCACAACACTTAAAGGTTCTAAAGGTTTATAGTGCACTCCTCAACTGCTATGCCAAAGCAAAATTGGTGGAAAAAGCAGAGTCTGTCGTGCAGGAGATGAAGAGCCTAGGTTTTGCCAACACATTGTTGGTTTACAATGTcatccttaatttttattatcagaCTGGAAACCCTGAGAAAATCAACAGTCTGATGCAAGAAATGGAACAAAATGGTATTGGCTGTGACAAATTTGCACATTCCATACAACTGAGTGCATACGCATCTGTTTCTGACATTGTAGGCATTGAGAAGACTCTGGCAAAAATGGAATCTGATCCCAACGTTTTCTTGGACTGGACCTCGTACACTGCTGCTGCAAAAGGATATATAAAAGTTGGACTTGTTGACAAGGCTCTGGAAATGCTGGAGAAATCTGAGAGACTAGTTACTGGTAAAAGAAGGGGAACAGCATATGATTCTCTAATCACCCTATATGCTGCAACTGGGAAGACAAATGAAGTCTTAAGAATTTGGGAACTTTACAAGAAAAACGAGAAGGTTTACAAAGAGGCATATATTAGTATCATAACCTCTCTATTGAAGTTAGATGACTTTGAAAATGCAGAAAAGATTTTTGAGGAGTGGGAGTTCCAGAATCATTCTTGTTATGATATCCATATTCCAAACTTCCTTATTGATGCCTATTCGAGAAAAGGTCTCGTGGAGAAGGCTGAAAGATTAATTGATAGGGCAATATCAGAAGGAGGGGAACCTAATGCAAAAACATGGTACCATTTGGCAACAGGGTATCTTCAGAATGGCCAAACTCTGAAGGCCGTGGAAGCAATGAAGAAAGCAGTAGTGGTTTCTGGACGAATGTGGAAGCCAAGCAATGAAATTTTAGCTAACTGTTTGGGGTACTTGAAAGTGGAGGGAGATTTGGGGAAACTGATGAATTTCATGGACCTACTTAgggataattatattatttccttGGATattcaagaaagattgttgaATCACATTAAGAATGCGAA TCTTTTAGTTAGCAGTGATTTGGTCCATGATCAAGCAACTTCTTGCAGATTTGCTGG TGCTATTGAAGCGAAACTAAAGCCAGAGATTGTTACAGCCATTGCAGACCAAATAGAACCGCAACAAAGGAAGATATCAGATACAATTCCAGGGAACTTTATGAA ATGGTTTGTTTCAGAATTAGCTCGCAAGCAAATGCATTTCATG ATTCACAGTTGCTATTGGTATTCTTTGCAGCAAATGAATCTCCTTCGATTAGCCTATGTATCCTCTACGATCAGTCGCTTGAATCCCAAAAACGTAGTGGGCATTcgatttttttactcaaaaatacaaaacccaAGATCTAGAGAGCCACCGTGGAAAGGCCCCTTCACTCGACTGTCACGTCGTCTTTCAAGAATCAGAGACCACAATGTCTCAGTGATTCCAGTTCTCGACAAATGGATTCAAGAAGGAGAAACTATTTGGGAAGATTTAATCCATGCCCTAATCAAGGAGTTACGTCATTACAGGCGTTATCATCATGCTCTTGAG ATTTCGATGTGGATGACTGACAAAAGATATCTTGCTCTGACATCACGTGCTGTTGCAGTGCGGCTGGACTTGATCTCGAAAGTTCATGGGATAGAACAAGTAGAAAACTATTTCAATAACAttccaacaaaattaaaaggactTGAGAGTTATGGTGCACTTCTCAACTGCTATGCCTATGTAAAATCTGTGGAAAAAGCAGAGGCTGTGATGCAGAGAATGAGGGAATTGGGTTTTGCCAGAAAACCCTTAATTTTCACAGTCATGCTTAACCTTTATTACAAGACCGGGAACACTGAGAAACTTGACCCTCTGATGCGAGAAATGGAGGAAAATGGCATTGCTTTTGATAAATTTGCGTATTGCATACGTCTAAGTTCATATGCAGCCGCTTCTGACATTGAGGGAATGGAGAAGACTCTAAAAAGGATAGAATCTGATCCCAATGTTGTTTTGGACTGGGCCACTTATGCTACTGTGGCAAATGGCTATTCAAAAGTTGGGCTTTTGGACAAAGCTCTGGAAAAGCTAAAGAGATGCGAGAGACTGATTACTGGAGAAAGACGAAGTACACCATATGATTACCTTATGACACAATATGCCACAACTGGGACAAAAGAAGATGTCTTGAGGGTTTGGGAACTTCACAGGAAGCATGTTGGGAATCGGACAAATATTAGTGTCATTACCTCTCTGTTGAAGTTTGATGACCTTGAAAGCGCAGAGAAGATTTTTGAGGAGTGGGAATCCCAAAAGTTATGTGGTGACATCATCATTCCAAACTTCCTTGTCGATGCTTATTCTAGGAAAGGTCTTTTGGAGAAGGCTGAAATGCTTCTGCAGAGAACAATATCAAATGGTACAAAACCTAATGCAAATACATGGTATTTATTGGCAAAAGGGTATCTTCAGCATAATCAAACTCCAAAGGCGGTGGAAGCAATGAAGGAAATGATAGTTTTATCTGGACCAAGGAGCAGACCCAGCACTGTAAGTTGGGTTGCCTGTTTGCAGCACTTGAAAGACTCCGGGGACATGGATAATGCAGAGGGCTTCATAAATCTACTCAGggaaaaagatattatttctATAGATATTCAAGACAAATTATTAAGTTATATTAAAGACAGGGACTCGAGGTTAGATGCACTTAGTGCACTCAAAGGTAGTTCTTTACATGGAATCAGCGTCACGCATGGGATTCCAAGACCAGATCAGGCACAGAAGGATAGTAGTGATTCAGTGTCAGGTTGA
- the LOC133677720 gene encoding small ribosomal subunit protein uS7 isoform X1, producing MAAAVVAPPNPEANQAIYDVKLFNRWSFDDINVNDISLADYVGVQVKHATYVPHTAGRYSVKRFRKAQCPIVERLTNSLQMHGRNNGKKLKAVTIVKHAMEIIHLLTDQNPIQVIVDAVVNSGPREDATRIGSAGVVRRQAVDISPLRRVNQALYLLTTGAREAAFRNIKTIAECLADELINAAKGSSNSYAIKKKDEIERVAKANR from the exons ATGGCAGCAGCTGTGGTGGCTCCACCAAACCCAGAAGCTAATCAGGCTATCTACGATGTCAAGCTCTTCAATCGTTGGTCTTTCGAtgatattaat GTAAATGACATTTCTCTTGCTGACTATGTCGGAGTCCAAGTTAAGCACGCAACATATGTCCCCCATACAGCTGGAAGATACTCTGTCAAGCGTTTCAGGAAGGCCCAGTGCCCAATTGTTGAGAGGCTCACAAACTCTCTTCAGATGCACGGCAGAAACAATGGGAAAAAATTGAAGGCTGTGACCATTGTCAAACATGCCATGGAGATCATTCATCTTTTGACTGATCAGAACCCAATCCAAGTTATTGTTGATGCTGTGGTCAACAG TGGGCCTCGTGAAGATGCCACTCGTATTGGCTCAGCTGGTGTTGTCAGACGTCAGGCTGTTGATATTTCACCTCTTAGGCGTGTAAACCAGGCCTTGTATCTCCTTACCACTGGTGCTCGTGAGGCAGCTTTCAGGAACATCAAGACCATAGCTGAATGCTTGGCTGATGAACTTATCAATGCAGCCAAGGGTTCCTCAAACAG cTATGCcattaagaaaaaagatgagattgaaagaGTTGCCAAGGCCAACCGTTGA
- the LOC133677720 gene encoding small ribosomal subunit protein uS7 isoform X2 — translation MAAAVVAPPNPEANQAIYDVKLFNRWSFDDINVNDISLADYVGVQVKHATYVPHTAGRYSVKRFRKAQCPIVERLTNSLQMHGRNNGKKLKAVTIVKHAMEIIHLLTDQNPIQVIVDAVVNSGPREDATRIGSAGVVRRQAVDISPLRRVNQALYLLTTGAREAAFRNIKTIAECLADELINAAKGSSNSYAIIE, via the exons ATGGCAGCAGCTGTGGTGGCTCCACCAAACCCAGAAGCTAATCAGGCTATCTACGATGTCAAGCTCTTCAATCGTTGGTCTTTCGAtgatattaat GTAAATGACATTTCTCTTGCTGACTATGTCGGAGTCCAAGTTAAGCACGCAACATATGTCCCCCATACAGCTGGAAGATACTCTGTCAAGCGTTTCAGGAAGGCCCAGTGCCCAATTGTTGAGAGGCTCACAAACTCTCTTCAGATGCACGGCAGAAACAATGGGAAAAAATTGAAGGCTGTGACCATTGTCAAACATGCCATGGAGATCATTCATCTTTTGACTGATCAGAACCCAATCCAAGTTATTGTTGATGCTGTGGTCAACAG TGGGCCTCGTGAAGATGCCACTCGTATTGGCTCAGCTGGTGTTGTCAGACGTCAGGCTGTTGATATTTCACCTCTTAGGCGTGTAAACCAGGCCTTGTATCTCCTTACCACTGGTGCTCGTGAGGCAGCTTTCAGGAACATCAAGACCATAGCTGAATGCTTGGCTGATGAACTTATCAATGCAGCCAAGGGTTCCTCAAACAG cTATGCCATTAttgagtag